The genomic region AATGCTAGTGGTGCCACAACTTGGAGAATTTCAGTTCTGTATTCACAGACATCAATGCCTATGAGATCATTACATGCTGCAATGTACTGTAGatgaaataatcacattttaaggGCTGTCTCGTGATtaatgagggaaaaacacacttttaatgaCTGTGAATGTCAACACAAGTGTCAGGAGCCAGGAATTCTGAATACTGAATGACTAACCCTCATAATTTATAATTAACTTGTATCTTATTGGAATACTTGAATAGAAGTGAATGTCTTGGACAAAATCATGTGGGCTGCTCAATGCTGAAGCAAACCTGCCCAGACAATTTGCTTATTTTAGCTGAATATGACATAACATTGTTTATAACTAGAATACCAAGCAAAGTGCACTTTACagttaacactttaaatccCTAACACATTACTGTTGTAATCtggctttcttctttttctttagtaGAGAACAAAAACCTACATCGGTGttgaacatacagtacatttgtgaCTGTAAACGTCCACACATGGCTTTAGACCTAAAGTAGCAGAGTGGTGAGCTCAATTACCTTGCTACTCTAAAAATGATTTCCAGTGCAGCATTAAATTTCACTATAGATGTAATTGATAAATGGGACTTATCACTTAAGATGTTTCAGACATTGAACTTCTgaaaatacattcattcatcgtctaccgctttatcctcaacacGAGGGTCGCAGGGCTactgggtacaccctggacaggttgcaaacatgcaaactccacacaaaaagCCCCAGACCAGTACATGAACCAGCAGCCTCCTTGCTGTGAGGACATGTGTGTCACAAGCACTGTCCATAGGTTGATGTAGACACATGATGATAACGGTGGGAGATAACATGGGTTAGatgtgttcacaacagcaggagaatgtccCAAACATTCAGGTGTGGGGCAGAGGTTGTGCATTCATGATGCTGGACACTCACCCGCTCACTCACTGTGCTTTATCTAGAGCctttcctgctgtgttctcacatgggCTGACATTATTTGGAAATTTGACTAGGGAGCTAGCAGGAGTTTCAAAAATAATCCAACTCGACTTTTGCATACGTCATATATTTGTGTTCCGATATACAGACAGACttcagtgcatgtgtgaaagCAGCTTCACAGATAAACTTTGAAGAAAAGGACCTCATACATTCAAACAATGGACGGCATCCAACCAGAATGTTACTAAATCAAAACCTTTGTATATGATCTTCTCACCATTGTTTCCTCTGAGAAAAGCATCTCCATACTTGTTCTTGAGCTGCCCATTAACATACTCCTCTGTCTGCTCGATGGCAATGTTCATATAACCATCCAGGCACGCCAGCACACCTGCACACATTAAGACATCAATGACAggcattaacacacacatgttagaATAGACAGGACTTACAAGAGGGTCCATAACAGATAAAAATTGATGCATAAATAAATTAGGACACACGATTAATGAGATATAATTAATGTGTATACATTATTAATGGTCAGCTATCTTGATCATTCAGTTGTGGttctgatgtttcagcttcctaaatgtgaagattttctggtttcattgctccattAGACAAAAGAAATTAAAACTGGAAATAATTGGTTAGGGGACATGACATCTGAGAACCTCATAATTTCGAGGTGAGGAAAActtcaatcaacattttcttactttatggaccaaacatttTACTTGACTAATCAAGAAAAGAATCAGCAGACTAATCGATTATGGAACAAAATCATTAGTCGTAGCTCtaatttatgtattatttatttttacgaAAGCTCCATCACGTTCTAAAATGAAGTCATAGAAAAGAGGCAGATAGATGGAGACACGCCAGCATTACATTACCTCTGTAATCCACACCAGAGTTCAGTTTGACGACCACAGGTCTCCCAATGATCTGCTTCAGAAAGTCACTCGGGGTTTGTTTTCTCAGACTCATGTTGACGCTGATCTGAAAGAACTGAAGGGAAAACGTTGTTCGATTGTGTTAATTCGTGTGGTTCGTAAAGCTTGGATGTTTTGAGCACGGAGGATAGTGACATTTCTATTTCaccaaatgcaaacaaatacacaaacataagGGTTAATGTCGTGGACATAGGTAGCGTTAGCCGTTAGCTAGAGTGTGAAGCTAACCGCTAACTGCTAACTCTTCGCTGGATTTGTTTGCACTTAAATGGCATGAGAGGAACGCTTTACCCGTGTAGCTGCTTTGTGTGCGTTTAATCTGATAAAAGCGGACTAAACTGCACATGGAAATGTTCACTTGTGTCTAATATTTACGTGTTCCGTGTTCGATAACGTTTTACTTACCCGGCAAACGTTAGCCAAACGATTGTACGCAGCATGGGCCAATCAGAAGCGTGTAGTGTACGGTGGTCGAGTTACAACAAAATCCTTAAAGCGCGATTGTTGGGCTTTTGTGATTTATCACATGTAATTGAGAGGAACAGTAGTCACAGTGCAAATGAGACAGCTATACCACTGAATGTATGATGAGGTTTGAGCAACGTTTTCAGTGAACAGATACTCAACTGGAGCACAGTTGCACAGTATCTGTGCAGTGTGTTACAGTTTAAATCAATGATACATTCATTGATGTACTACATTTTTCATcatctataaataaatgattccTTAGTCTGTACCAGAACTTCCCACTGTTGTCCAAATACTATAAAATTATATGACAAAATATAACTTTATCGCACAGACAATGTTGCCCCAAGTGACAATAACCCTCACTTAGATGTAAACGGTAATAATGATAAAATCAGATTTATCGCCAAGTGTACGCAATACTAGGGATTTGCTCTGGTCAGTGGTGTGCATATAGAAAGACAGATAAATAATacaagtcaaaataaaatagagaaATAGTTATTTACAACAGAGTgaatatgatttaaaacaaaatgtcagtgcAACATGAGACCTAATGGAAACAGTCAGAAAGCAGATAACAAAAGTCGTGCAACTACAATGTGTCAGTGAAATATGGAGGCTTAAGCAGTTGTTTATGGGGTTGTGGACATTTTAGACACGTGACATGAAGAGAACATGGTATAACAATAAGCCCAAACTTATAACAAACAGTGTGCTCCTAATTCTTATATGTAGGATTGTTTGCTTTCTCtaagaacacttttttttaataatatagaTACCTATTCTGTGTAACTTACCTGAAATTGAGTTATTCtttagatgcactgtatgaaaatTATATCATGCtaatcaatatttaaaatatatatatatatatatatatttaaatggtacattttaaaatagtttaGTGTAAATATAATTATTCGTCATAGAGATTTCAGATCTTTGTGGTTTTCCCCTGCTGTAGCTGCGTGCGATGTTGTGAAGGATAAGAGAAAGTCTACCATTTGACAAAACTCTGGTTGCTGGGTGCATGACCCAAACACTGCACAGCTTGGGAGGTACATGAAAAATGATGTAGGGGGAAATAGGGATGAAATGGTGAggtgaaagagagaagagaatagagggagggaggatgtgCCAGTACGTGttaacagagacacagaggttacaagaaagagaggagagagagacaaagagaagaagaggaattgTGAGAGGTGGAATCATAAAGTACTTCTTGTGTGTCTAGACAGGTTGCTTGTTAGCAGGGCATGGCTAGCCCTGTGGAGGCTAGAGGTTAATTTGGtatctgctgctgtgttaaaCTAAGGTCAGTACTACAAGTCCTTAAGTCATAAACAAGAGTGGTTAAGAGCCATGTATACACCTAGGCACCAGTTAATGAATATTcaatgaggatttttttttccccccttgtcCCCTGTTGCCTTCGTTGTTGcttgattttaaaatattttttttagaaagacCTCCGTGGTCATCAAAAACTGACCTCTATTTACTTACAGTTacctgccctttttttttaaatcacaatatatgTTCTTAGTTGAGCCGTTTTGCATATTTTCAGTAGAATAAAATCAATAATGTACCAATAAATGTATAAAGTCTGCAGTTAAAATGGAATTCAAACTTATACTACCAAGGCTATTTCCTCACTGGCATTTAATGCAATGATGTTTTAATATGCTGTGTGCTAAGTAGGCAGGCAATATATCCATGAAGTGAACGCTCACAGATGTGGTATTGGTGGTATCCAGGGGccatgaaatgtgtgttttgcttgTAACTAACTACATGCAAGGgataaaatgaaatttaaaCTTACGACCAGGGCCATATGCCTGCTGGCATTTGATGTAGATGTTTTAATATGCTGCAGGTAAACGGGAGGGCAATAGGAAAGTGTGTGTAGACTGCTGTACCTGCAGCTTGCTAATGCAGGAAATCCCCACATGATAGATAATGATTTAGCTGCAATGGGGTTAACAATGACACTGGTTTAAAATTACTCCCAGTATCATTTTACATCCAAAGACATATCAGTGCATGGTCAATTATGTTGCTGCCTCCAATTAAACCTCATAAGAGAACATGGAGTTTTCATTTTCTCAACATTATTCTACAATAGCACTTTGATTTTGTCGGTgtcaagtcagttttatttatataacccagcatcacaaacacagtttgtctCAAAGgcctttacagtctgtacagcaagtgacaccctcaACAATTACTCAAGAAACTCATTCCTTTACACTTGTTATTCAGCCTGGTGTATATATTAATCTATCAATAGTTGATTATGTTTGTAGTAGTAGCAGTACATAGTCGTGGTTCTGGACATATtcagtattcatttatttgtaatgaTTTTGCATtgcagtacagtaacaatattgtaataattttgCAATAGAATAGTAATATTATGGTTATACCATCTATTTCAGTAATCTATTCAAAAGTAATAGCTTGGcaataacaatgaaaaatgtgtgtgacagATTTGAGCCAACATTAATTCTTATAATCAAGCTATTACCTGTGTTATTACTAAGCCGGAAATTGCATTAGAAATAAGGTGGTATTACTGTAATACTAAAACATTATTAGCATACTATTACcctgttgttactgtac from Solea senegalensis isolate Sse05_10M linkage group LG6, IFAPA_SoseM_1, whole genome shotgun sequence harbors:
- the lsm6 gene encoding U6 snRNA-associated Sm-like protein LSm6; this encodes MSLRKQTPSDFLKQIIGRPVVVKLNSGVDYRGVLACLDGYMNIAIEQTEEYVNGQLKNKYGDAFLRGNNVLYISTQKRKV